From the genome of Nicotiana sylvestris chromosome 1, ASM39365v2, whole genome shotgun sequence:
TTGGTTCTCAAAGATTGAGTCAAATACTGTCTTATGCCATATAATTAATGCGCTATGCCACCAATTATTATGGTGGTAAATACTGAGTATAGCGCATATATTACATGCGCATACTATGGTTCTCAacatttttcttcatctatttttgTCTATTCAGTCGAAATTTACAATATTTTGATTCCAGACTCACAAATCTAGTACATATTTGGCACAATTTGAACTACTATTAGCACATGGAAAGCAAATAATAACACCGATTAACTTATAGGAGTATTAACCATGACAAGGAACAAGAAGCTGGAGTTAAAAACTTCATCTGAGAAGCTGAACCTACACAGCATAGAATTTGTGTTTTACCATAAGAAAATCAGTGTAATCAGGGAGGGGCGGAGCTAGAAGTCCATATGTGATTTCGGCTTAACCTAATAACTTTTATTCAAATAGTGCATTtgtattaaaaaatttattaatatatacaaatattaaatttagaaCCCAAGCTTGAAATAGCTATTTAGAACTCATTAAGATGAAATCTTGGTTTCAGGGAAAGTCAAGAAGGGGATAATGAGCTCAGTAAGCATGCCAGAGAAGAATCGAAAGACCTTGACTTTTACGCTATTACTACTCATAATTAGTGGGATTTTTCAACCACAACATGCAAAAATGCATCGATAAAGTAATGGAGCGTTGCTTTCATCCCGTGACAAGGAAAATGGTCCATTTGAATGAGTTTCTAATGTTTTTTTATTCGTAAACTTCATTAAACAATATTATTCGAGTGTGTGACCAcgtggattttttttaaaattatggatGGCGCTGGGACTCGAAAGCAGAACCTTTGGTTGCTCTAATACCATATTTGAAGTGTGTCCATATTATTTAAAAACTTAAGTTGTTAGAGAGACACTTTTAGTATTTAATTGTGTTTTCAACACATATGTATACTAataaatttataagaccttacctATTAAATAACAAAAGAAGACGTTTTAACTGTACAGTTTAACTGCATCATAGTAGTATACTTACTTATAGATAAGTCTAAAGTTCATACATTTATTTGTATTACCATACTTCAAATCCTAGATCCATCTTGAGAGACAGGGTTGTCGAGATTATGTATTGTCCAGTAACAAGGTTGGAGTTAGTTCTCTGTCACGGAGaaatctttctttttttccccAATACAATGTctctttaaaagaaaaaaaaacctatTCCTATTAAGATACAACAAATTCAATAAGAATATTCATTTGTACAAAGTTGTTGACCTTTCTACTAGTATTACAATTGATTCAACAATTGGGATGACATCTACTGAAGCTCCCAAAAAATAACGAGAGCTGTATTTCTTCCTTTTTTGAGGCAATAGATGTCTTCTGGAACCTCTGTTTAAGCATATAAACGAAGCACAGCAAGGCCAACAGCTGAGATGGACACAAGTGTACCTATACAATATTTGATGACTTCATATTTTCCAGCTTCAAGTTGCGCCCTCAGGGCATGGATTTCCTATTCATGGATCACATAGAAGAAGGTATTCACAAAATATAGAGAGTTTGATAAAGTTACCCGTTATTACACTAAATTTTGTtgaatttaacttatatacaGACCGATAGTCTAAAAGTTTTTCACACTTCCAGTGCAATTTAACCTGTTGAAACAAGTCATCTGTCATAGTTTCCAGGTAATTAGTTTACTTATTATATACATTTACCTATAGTTACCTCTTTTACACTGTCCGCGCATATTTGTACTCAAATTTGTTTTTCAGATAAAGTACTACATTTTATTACTGTAAGCAAGAACAAACACTTACTCGATCTAGCTTGTTAGTAAGGTTGGTGGTTTCTGCATTCTGCTTGGCAAGCTCATCGCGGATGCTTCTGCAACCAGTTGCAACTTAGAGTGAGCGACAATTATTCATTGATTTATTATGAAGTTGAAAAATGTTAATGAGCCTCATCATTAGATAGGAACTCTCAAAGTCTTACCCTCTTTCGAGATTTAAATCCAAACGTTGACCAGCAGTAAGCTTATCAATCTCATACCTGTATCAACAAATAAGTGGTTGACAAAGCTGGCAAATGAAGGTAAAATCAAATTTCCCACGATTCAGATGTACCTCAATTCGCTACGCACTTTTTCAATGTCATTCCAAAGCTTTTCAGTTTCATGTTGCAGTAGAGAAAAATGATTTTCCTGCAATGAGAGAACTTCAGGTATCAAACTCAATCAGTCTTGCAAGTTTACAAACACTAAAGCACATGAAAGTAATGCAGTAATCATCAGTCCAACATATAAAGTTCCAAAATTGCTTTTATCACTTTTATGCAAATGATCAGAAGCTAACACATCACTGACTAGCTATGGAAATCTACCGAACAATTCAGTCATATGGACAAGGCCAAACATCATTTCAAGCCGTAACACTTCCATATATACCATCAGTAAGATAACATTACGTTAGAATCGCTCTGTAGTAGAAGATTAATAAACAGCCTGAATTACATATATGGATTGCTCGCAGAGAAAAATATTTGGCTGCATTGATGTTCTAATTAATCCTTAGATCAGAATGTCACATTCACATAGTCCATAATTCTTCCTATTGGCAAGTTTAACTAGATCTTTTTGGTTCTTCCTTTGATCCACTCATAACAGTTCTGAACTTGGATATATTATTAGAACCTATCTAAGGAATTACCAAATGAATGATAATTGCGTGCTGTTTTCCTATATTCAGTGCTCAGATACTTCTGTACTTTAGAATCATTAAAGTTCATGTATGAATTCATGTTGGTATTAATTGAACGCTTGAATAATAGGGATAAGCTTTTCCAAGCAAATTAAGGAAAGGGTATCTGAAACTACAGTGACAGTTTTTCGAAATCACAGTTTAAAATCTAAATTCATCCAGAAAATGTCAGAAAAGACATGAAGAATGGATACCAAACTACAATCTTCGACTGCTGGTGTATTATTTATGGGAAAATATAAGGAACTATTAGGAGCCCTTTAcaagaattttgagaaaatatttgCATTGACTGTATTTAGCCCTCTAGGAAACAGTCTCTTGCAGTAATACACGGTAAGACTACGTACAATATGCCCTTGTGGTCCGACCGTTTCccgaccccgcgcatagcgggagcttagtgcaccgcgCTGCCCTTATTTAGCCCTCTAAAAATGAGTTCAGTGCAACTTCTAGCAGAAGCTCTTTCTAACAGGATTTTGATCAATACGGCCACCCCTTAAACTAACACAAAGTAAAGGACTAAGGTGATGAGTGGTCCAAGTTAATTGCATTTTGAATGGATATTTGCAGTTATGTCAAATGATAAATTCTAGAATTGGAAGACTCCCTCTTCAGCTCCAACTGAAAGAACATTGCAAAATTCTGCACTGTAAGTTTAGATAGCTCACTCAGCTTAAACATTTCTACAATAAAAGTGAAGAATCTTTATGAATCATTATCTGGACTAAGAAATGAACCGGCCATAGCACTTTGCAGAACCTGTGCTTAGGAgctaaacttttttttttttggatccTTTGTTTAATGAGCAGCTATCTTACTATACAAACAGCAAAAAAGTTCTCTAAACATCAAGGGATGAAACCTTCTGAAAATTCAATAGAATATATTTACCTGAGAACTTTGTATTTGGGATTTGAACTTGGAAATATTGGCTTCTTGAACCAAGTCAGACTACATAGACAAACACACAAAGCAACATTTTCATATTGTTACAATAATGGCACATTGTTATACAAAACAAAAAGATAGTATCTGTGGCATATCTCTTACTTTCTGCATTTCAGCTAGTGAAACAAAAGAACAAGCAATATTTTCCAAGCTGTCGTTTAAAACCTCGGTGATAGCAGATGTTATTGCCTCTGCCTGCTTTGAAGGTACACCTTGTGCTTCTAAACTCTTAACCTGTCAAACAAACCAACTTCCTAAATATAGCAACAACTACTACTACTATGGCTCAATCCAAACAAGAATTGCGGTCAGCTATATGAATCCTCGCCGGAGGCGGAGCTAGAGAAGTAGATACATGCTTGGACGAACCTAGTTACTTTTGCTTAGACGACTGTATTTGTTTTAAGGAGTTCACTAAATATGCATAAGTAGTTAATTGCGAACTCATTAACTAAACAAGCTACGGGTTCAATGACAATTTCAGAACCAATAAACTTCAAATACTAGCTCCGCCTCTAGTCTGGCTG
Proteins encoded in this window:
- the LOC104248079 gene encoding protein FMP32, mitochondrial-like isoform X2, yielding MAAAVKRVIPLGVNYGISLSKLRGNYNVSNVPAASLLVNRSQYCAEGYNVKCYGSLSSKSSAHSKFDCRQMSQLVKANGKRAFLVDTLALVKSLEAQGVPSKQAEAITSAITEVLNDSLENIACSFVSLAEMQKSDLVQEANISKFKSQIQSSQFSHCRKIIFLYCNMKLKSFGMTLKKYEIDKLTAGQRLDLNLERGSIRDELAKQNAETTNLTNKLDREIHALRAQLEAGKYEVIKYCIGTLVSISAVGLAVLRLYA
- the LOC104248079 gene encoding protein FMP32, mitochondrial-like isoform X1, whose product is MAAAVKRVIPLGVNYGISLSKLRGNYNVSNVPAASLLVNRSQYCAEGYNVKCYGSLSSKSSAHSKFDCRQMSQLVKANGKRAFLVDTLALVKSLEAQGVPSKQAEAITSAITEVLNDSLENIACSFVSLAEMQKSDLVQEANISKFKSQIQSSQENHFSLLQHETEKLWNDIEKVRSELRYEIDKLTAGQRLDLNLERGSIRDELAKQNAETTNLTNKLDREIHALRAQLEAGKYEVIKYCIGTLVSISAVGLAVLRLYA